The genomic region GAAGCAAGGCAAGATACCATATTACACCATTACTGATGCAGGATATGAATGCTTGAATCAGGATGATTTCTCGCAAATAAGGCAAATACAGCCATTCGTGGAGATTGCCACGGCCTTCATGGCAAGGGATGACTATGAACCCATGACCGCACGTGAGCTTCATGGAGCATTGCAAGACCCTAGACCGATTGAGCAGTTCAATTCACTGCTTGCACATCTCATTCAGCGAAAGTATGTGAAATCGAACAAAATCGGCAGGCTGCTGACTACTTATGAACTCTCTATCTTAGGACGGGAATATGCGTCAAATCCAGCGGCATTCAGACATAAGAAGCTAATGACAAGATTCCACTGATATCAGGACACCGTAGAATTATTGAAGGATATAAAAAGCTTAAAATCCGTATACCTGATAGCAAATGATTTTGAATTGCAAAAAAATAAGTACTATTTGGTCTTATTCAGAATAGAGTCAAAACCAGAGCTTTTTATTGAGAGGTCTTATTGTGAAAGTATTCAAGGATGGAACACTAAAATTTGCGATTTTGAACTATATACTCAACCATCCTGAATGCACCAGTCAGGATATTGCTCAGCACGTTCAACATGAGAGCATCCAAGTACTCCGGTCTGAAATCTATTATTTGAAAAGACAATCCTATCTCACAGTGAATGACAGAAAGGAAAGACCTCTAAGATATTCCACCACGAAGTCAGGTCAAAAGGAAGCTCTTCAAGGTCCACATTCGGTGCAGATTAAGCGTCAAGAACGCCAAGAGCGTGTGCATGCAATGGTTATGTCAATCCTGAATGATGATGAACGTTTTTCGGCTGCTGTTGCGGATTCTGTCAAGACACAACTCAGAGAGATAGCCACAGGTACAAGAGAAGCTCCAATCATTGAGACCGTGGAAAAGCCTGTGGATGACAGTGCACTCATACAAGAATTGAACGAAAAAGGCTTGCGTATTCAGGAATTGGAAGCTCAGGTGCAGCATTTGAAATTGCACAAATCAAATGTCCCAACCCGTCCACCACCTGTGGAAAAGTCGCCTGAAGAGCAGAAAGCAGAGAATGAAAGAAGACAACGCAGGGAGCAATTAGCGATGAGGTATAGAGGAATGTTGCTGGATGCTCCTTTCTTCCACCATTGGAAGGACATGTTTCCTTTCAAAATGAAACATATGGAATTGTAC from Methanolobus tindarius DSM 2278 harbors:
- a CDS encoding winged helix-turn-helix domain-containing protein, with amino-acid sequence MKKNTYILRTLAQHESMTEEHIQIRIMRMLQNQSMRHRDLATETGNRNLYWHLQRLMSFGYIERRKQGKIPYYTITDAGYECLNQDDFSQIRQIQPFVEIATAFMARDDYEPMTARELHGALQDPRPIEQFNSLLAHLIQRKYVKSNKIGRLLTTYELSILGREYASNPAAFRHKKLMTRFH